One region of Primulina tabacum isolate GXHZ01 chromosome 1, ASM2559414v2, whole genome shotgun sequence genomic DNA includes:
- the LOC142549958 gene encoding uncharacterized protein LOC142549958 isoform X3: protein MASNDASPNRMKRLESKKSHSWWWDSHISPKNSKWLQDNLEEMDDLVKRMLKLIEEDADSFAKKAELYFKKRPELIGLVEEFYRMYRSLAERYDIVSGELRKTMPSDLVSQGSGISDVGSEQSIRSPNRKKSHGKSGSRAAGFDVFLGGGGGSGLELNNKGGDSSSSESETDDSSIDNYNITPSNDGETQEFRQKNIELEIQLREVNEKLKMLQEEITEVHKKSHDESAEFSSKIAFYEDELRVTKEKIQHSEEEVTNLTIELQKYHQSLEDSNNPLSPAQELEENINGSQAEDSDSVYKIQTLEKELRTVEEKLRDSVEEIQKLRQELMSKGSFIQNLQNQLESAETEASDSKKELEKEKREVSELQDEITRYKTSLSDSDQVITGLKETLSNANNNLSEENDQLQAHISRMTTEKTHLEDSLKELDLRCQSLEDELRQAKAGKDEKEDEFRGQIESLYNAIKGLSEENEQFQAHISRMTTEKTHLEDSLKELDSRRQSLEDELRQAKAGKDEKEGEFRGQIESLSNAIKSLSEENEQLQARMTMEKTHLQDSLKELDLRHQSLEDELRQAKAGKDEKEGEFRGQIESLSNAVKSLSEENEQLQALISRMTTEKTRLEDILKELDLRLQSLKDELRQAKTGKDEKEGEFRGQIESLSDANKSLSEEKEQLQEQISRMTAEKTRLGDNLKELDLRLRSLEDELRQAKSGKDEKEGEFRGQIESLSNANKSLSEEKEQLQAQISRMTTEKTHLEDNLKELDLPRQSLEDKLRQAKAEKDEKEGEFRGQIDRLNADITERNERLEELNKTLDSLKLKHESLKFKKDDQIDQMSKHLHQLHMEHVKLIAGAERARKLSEELGSRVKELEREVERKQEIILEGAEEKREAIRQLCFSLEHYRDGYHQLRQVIFGHKRLPVMAL from the exons ATGGCATCAAATGAT GCGAGTCCTAATAGAATGAAGAGATTGGAATCAAAGAAGTCTCACTCTTGGTGGTGGGATAGCCACATTAGTCCTAAAAACTCCAAGTGGCTGCAAGACAATCTTGAAG AAATGGATGATCTTGTCAAACGAATGCTAAAACTCATCGAAGAGGATGCAGATTCATTTGCCAAAAAGGCTGAACTGTATTTTAAGAAGAGACCAGAATTGATCGGTCTGGTCGAGGAGTTTTATAGAATGTATCGATCATTGGCTGAGCGATATGATATTGTCTCTGGAGAACTACGAAAAACCATGCCCTCTGATCTTGTATCTCAAGGTTCCGGAATTTCTGATGTGGGTTCAGAACAAAGTATCCGTTCTCCTAATCGAAAGAAAAGTCATGGTAAGTCTGGTTCTCGTGCTGCGGGATTTGATGTTTTTCTTGGTGGCGGCGGCGGAAGTGGCTTGgaattaaataataaaggaGGTGATTCGTCTAGTTCTGAATCAGAAACCGATGATTCCTCCATCGATAATTACAATATCACACCGAGCAATGATGGTGAGACGCAAGAGTTCCGTCAGAAGAATATTGAGTTAGAGATCCAGCTTAGAGAGGTGAATGAGAAGCTGAAGATGCTCCAAGAAGAGATTACTGAAGTGCATAAGAAATCCCATGATGAAAGTGCTGAATTTTCCTCCAAGATAGCTTTTTATGAAGACGAACTGCGAGTTACTAAAGAAAAGATACAGCATTCTGAAGAAGAAGTTACTAACTTGACAATCGAGCTTCAAAAGTATCATCAGTCTTTGGAAGATTCAAATAATCCT CTAAGTCCAGCCCAAGAGCTCGAGGAAAACATCAATGGTTCGCAGGCGGAGGATTCGGACTCTGTCTACAAAATTCAGACGCTAGAAAAAGAGCTGAGAACTGTGGAAGAGAAGCTACGTGATTCGGTAGAGGAAATCCAGAAATTGAGGCAGGAACTTATGAGCAAGGGCTCGTTCATTCAAAACTTGCAGAATCAGCTCGAATCAGCGGAAACAGAGGCATCAGACTCAAAAAAGGAACTCGAGAAAGAGAAAAGAGAGGTCTCAGAGCTGCAAGACGAAATAACCAGGTACAAAACGAGCCTTTCAGATAGCGACCAAGTAATCACGGGATTAAAAGAAACGTTATCTAATGCCAACAATAACTTATCTGAAGAAAACGACCAACTTCAAGCACATATATCAAGAATGACAACGGAAAAAACTCACTTGGAGGATAGCCTAAAAGAATTGGATTTACGTTGTCAATCCTTAGAAGACGAACTGAGACAAGCCAAGGCTGGAAAAGACGAGAAGGAAGATGAATTCCGAGGTCAAATAGAATCGTTATATAATGCCATTAAGGGCTTATCTGAAGAAAACGAGCAATTTCAGGCACATATATCAAGAATGACAACGGAAAAAACTCACTTGGAGGATAGCCTAAAAGAATTGGATTCACGTCGTCAATCCTTAGAAGACGAACTGAGACAAGCCAAGGCTGGAAAAGACGAGAAGGAAGGTGAATTCCGAGGTCAAATAGAATCGTTATCTAATGCCATTAAGAGCTTATCTGAAGAAAACGAGCAACTTCAAGCAAGAATGACAATGGAAAAAACTCACTTGCAGGATAGCCTAAAAGAATTGGATTTACGTCATCAATCCTTAGAAGACGAACTGAGACAAGCCAAGGCTGGAAAAGACGAAAAGGAAGGTGAATTCAGAGGTCAAATAGAATCGTTATCTAATGCCGTTAAGAGCTTATCTGAAGAAAACGAGCAACTTCAAGCACTAATATCAAGAATGACAACCGAAAAGACTCGCTTGGAGGATATCCTAAAAGAATTGGATTTACGTCTTCAATCCTTAAAAGACGAACTTAGACAGGCCAAGACTGGAAAAGACGAGAAGGAAGGCGAATTCCGAGGTCAAATAGAATCATTATCTGATGCCAATAAGAGCTTATCTGAAGAAAAGGAGCAACTTCAAGAACAGATATCAAGAATGACAGCAGAAAAGACTCGCTTGGGGGATAACCTAAAAGAATTAGATTTACGTCTTCGATCCTTAGAAGACGAACTTAGACAGGCCAAGAGTGGAAAAGACGAGAAGGAAGGTGAATTCCGAGGTCAAATAGAATCATTATCTAATGCCAATAAGAGCTTATCTGAAGAAAAGGAGCAACTTCAAGCACAGATATCAAGAATGACAACGGAAAAGACTCACTTGGAGGATAACCTAAAGGAATTGGATTTACCTCGTCAATCCTTAGAAGACAAACTGAGACAAGCCAAGGCTGAAAAAGACGAGAAGGAAGGTGAATTCCGAGGTCAAATAGATCGGTTAAATGCTGATATTACTGAGAGGAATGAGCGTTTGGAAGAACTAAACAAAACCCTCGATTCATTAAAGCTCAAACACGAAAGTCTAAAGTTCAAGAAAGATGATCAGATCGATCAAATGAGCAAACATCTGCACCAACTGCATATGGAGCACGTCAAACTGATTGCTGGAGCCGAGAGGGCACGTAAATTGTCAGAGGAGCTGGGTTCGAGGGTTAAAGAACTGGAAAGGGAAGTAGAGAGGAAACAAGAGATCATTCTAGAAGGAGCAGAAGAGAAACGAGAGGCGATCAGGCAGCTCTGCTTCTCACTCGAGCATTACCGCGATGGGTATCATCAGCTTCGCCAGGTCATTTTCGGCCACAAGCGATTGCCAGTAATGGCATTGTGA
- the LOC142549958 gene encoding uncharacterized protein LOC142549958 isoform X1, with product MASNDASPNRMKRLESKKSHSWWWDSHISPKNSKWLQDNLEEMDDLVKRMLKLIEEDADSFAKKAELYFKKRPELIGLVEEFYRMYRSLAERYDIVSGELRKTMPSDLVSQGSGISDVGSEQSIRSPNRKKSHGKSGSRAAGFDVFLGGGGGSGLELNNKGGDSSSSESETDDSSIDNYNITPSNDGETQEFRQKNIELEIQLREVNEKLKMLQEEITEVHKKSHDESAEFSSKIAFYEDELRVTKEKIQHSEEEVTNLTIELQKYHQSLEDSNNPVTDPRVLDSSSLQELSPAQELEENINGSQAEDSDSVYKIQTLEKELRTVEEKLRDSVEEIQKLRQELMSKGSFIQNLQNQLESAETEASDSKKELEKEKREVSELQDEITRYKTSLSDSDQVITGLKETLSNANNNLSEENDQLQAHISRMTTEKTHLEDSLKELDLRCQSLEDELRQAKAGKDEKEDEFRGQIESLYNAIKGLSEENEQFQAHISRMTTEKTHLEDSLKELDSRRQSLEDELRQAKAGKDEKEGEFRGQIESLSNAIKSLSEENEQLQARMTMEKTHLQDSLKELDLRHQSLEDELRQAKAGKDEKEGEFRGQIESLSNAVKSLSEENEQLQALISRMTTEKTRLEDILKELDLRLQSLKDELRQAKTGKDEKEGEFRGQIESLSDANKSLSEEKEQLQEQISRMTAEKTRLGDNLKELDLRLRSLEDELRQAKSGKDEKEGEFRGQIESLSNANKSLSEEKEQLQAQISRMTTEKTHLEDNLKELDLPRQSLEDKLRQAKAEKDEKEGEFRGQIDRLNADITERNERLEELNKTLDSLKLKHESLKFKKDDQIDQMSKHLHQLHMEHVKLIAGAERARKLSEELGSRVKELEREVERKQEIILEGAEEKREAIRQLCFSLEHYRDGYHQLRQVIFGHKRLPVMAL from the exons ATGGCATCAAATGAT GCGAGTCCTAATAGAATGAAGAGATTGGAATCAAAGAAGTCTCACTCTTGGTGGTGGGATAGCCACATTAGTCCTAAAAACTCCAAGTGGCTGCAAGACAATCTTGAAG AAATGGATGATCTTGTCAAACGAATGCTAAAACTCATCGAAGAGGATGCAGATTCATTTGCCAAAAAGGCTGAACTGTATTTTAAGAAGAGACCAGAATTGATCGGTCTGGTCGAGGAGTTTTATAGAATGTATCGATCATTGGCTGAGCGATATGATATTGTCTCTGGAGAACTACGAAAAACCATGCCCTCTGATCTTGTATCTCAAGGTTCCGGAATTTCTGATGTGGGTTCAGAACAAAGTATCCGTTCTCCTAATCGAAAGAAAAGTCATGGTAAGTCTGGTTCTCGTGCTGCGGGATTTGATGTTTTTCTTGGTGGCGGCGGCGGAAGTGGCTTGgaattaaataataaaggaGGTGATTCGTCTAGTTCTGAATCAGAAACCGATGATTCCTCCATCGATAATTACAATATCACACCGAGCAATGATGGTGAGACGCAAGAGTTCCGTCAGAAGAATATTGAGTTAGAGATCCAGCTTAGAGAGGTGAATGAGAAGCTGAAGATGCTCCAAGAAGAGATTACTGAAGTGCATAAGAAATCCCATGATGAAAGTGCTGAATTTTCCTCCAAGATAGCTTTTTATGAAGACGAACTGCGAGTTACTAAAGAAAAGATACAGCATTCTGAAGAAGAAGTTACTAACTTGACAATCGAGCTTCAAAAGTATCATCAGTCTTTGGAAGATTCAAATAATCCTGTTACTGATCCTAGAGTCTTGGATTCAAGTTCATTACAGGAGCTAAGTCCAGCCCAAGAGCTCGAGGAAAACATCAATGGTTCGCAGGCGGAGGATTCGGACTCTGTCTACAAAATTCAGACGCTAGAAAAAGAGCTGAGAACTGTGGAAGAGAAGCTACGTGATTCGGTAGAGGAAATCCAGAAATTGAGGCAGGAACTTATGAGCAAGGGCTCGTTCATTCAAAACTTGCAGAATCAGCTCGAATCAGCGGAAACAGAGGCATCAGACTCAAAAAAGGAACTCGAGAAAGAGAAAAGAGAGGTCTCAGAGCTGCAAGACGAAATAACCAGGTACAAAACGAGCCTTTCAGATAGCGACCAAGTAATCACGGGATTAAAAGAAACGTTATCTAATGCCAACAATAACTTATCTGAAGAAAACGACCAACTTCAAGCACATATATCAAGAATGACAACGGAAAAAACTCACTTGGAGGATAGCCTAAAAGAATTGGATTTACGTTGTCAATCCTTAGAAGACGAACTGAGACAAGCCAAGGCTGGAAAAGACGAGAAGGAAGATGAATTCCGAGGTCAAATAGAATCGTTATATAATGCCATTAAGGGCTTATCTGAAGAAAACGAGCAATTTCAGGCACATATATCAAGAATGACAACGGAAAAAACTCACTTGGAGGATAGCCTAAAAGAATTGGATTCACGTCGTCAATCCTTAGAAGACGAACTGAGACAAGCCAAGGCTGGAAAAGACGAGAAGGAAGGTGAATTCCGAGGTCAAATAGAATCGTTATCTAATGCCATTAAGAGCTTATCTGAAGAAAACGAGCAACTTCAAGCAAGAATGACAATGGAAAAAACTCACTTGCAGGATAGCCTAAAAGAATTGGATTTACGTCATCAATCCTTAGAAGACGAACTGAGACAAGCCAAGGCTGGAAAAGACGAAAAGGAAGGTGAATTCAGAGGTCAAATAGAATCGTTATCTAATGCCGTTAAGAGCTTATCTGAAGAAAACGAGCAACTTCAAGCACTAATATCAAGAATGACAACCGAAAAGACTCGCTTGGAGGATATCCTAAAAGAATTGGATTTACGTCTTCAATCCTTAAAAGACGAACTTAGACAGGCCAAGACTGGAAAAGACGAGAAGGAAGGCGAATTCCGAGGTCAAATAGAATCATTATCTGATGCCAATAAGAGCTTATCTGAAGAAAAGGAGCAACTTCAAGAACAGATATCAAGAATGACAGCAGAAAAGACTCGCTTGGGGGATAACCTAAAAGAATTAGATTTACGTCTTCGATCCTTAGAAGACGAACTTAGACAGGCCAAGAGTGGAAAAGACGAGAAGGAAGGTGAATTCCGAGGTCAAATAGAATCATTATCTAATGCCAATAAGAGCTTATCTGAAGAAAAGGAGCAACTTCAAGCACAGATATCAAGAATGACAACGGAAAAGACTCACTTGGAGGATAACCTAAAGGAATTGGATTTACCTCGTCAATCCTTAGAAGACAAACTGAGACAAGCCAAGGCTGAAAAAGACGAGAAGGAAGGTGAATTCCGAGGTCAAATAGATCGGTTAAATGCTGATATTACTGAGAGGAATGAGCGTTTGGAAGAACTAAACAAAACCCTCGATTCATTAAAGCTCAAACACGAAAGTCTAAAGTTCAAGAAAGATGATCAGATCGATCAAATGAGCAAACATCTGCACCAACTGCATATGGAGCACGTCAAACTGATTGCTGGAGCCGAGAGGGCACGTAAATTGTCAGAGGAGCTGGGTTCGAGGGTTAAAGAACTGGAAAGGGAAGTAGAGAGGAAACAAGAGATCATTCTAGAAGGAGCAGAAGAGAAACGAGAGGCGATCAGGCAGCTCTGCTTCTCACTCGAGCATTACCGCGATGGGTATCATCAGCTTCGCCAGGTCATTTTCGGCCACAAGCGATTGCCAGTAATGGCATTGTGA
- the LOC142549958 gene encoding uncharacterized protein LOC142549958 isoform X2 has protein sequence MKRLESKKSHSWWWDSHISPKNSKWLQDNLEEMDDLVKRMLKLIEEDADSFAKKAELYFKKRPELIGLVEEFYRMYRSLAERYDIVSGELRKTMPSDLVSQGSGISDVGSEQSIRSPNRKKSHGKSGSRAAGFDVFLGGGGGSGLELNNKGGDSSSSESETDDSSIDNYNITPSNDGETQEFRQKNIELEIQLREVNEKLKMLQEEITEVHKKSHDESAEFSSKIAFYEDELRVTKEKIQHSEEEVTNLTIELQKYHQSLEDSNNPVTDPRVLDSSSLQELSPAQELEENINGSQAEDSDSVYKIQTLEKELRTVEEKLRDSVEEIQKLRQELMSKGSFIQNLQNQLESAETEASDSKKELEKEKREVSELQDEITRYKTSLSDSDQVITGLKETLSNANNNLSEENDQLQAHISRMTTEKTHLEDSLKELDLRCQSLEDELRQAKAGKDEKEDEFRGQIESLYNAIKGLSEENEQFQAHISRMTTEKTHLEDSLKELDSRRQSLEDELRQAKAGKDEKEGEFRGQIESLSNAIKSLSEENEQLQARMTMEKTHLQDSLKELDLRHQSLEDELRQAKAGKDEKEGEFRGQIESLSNAVKSLSEENEQLQALISRMTTEKTRLEDILKELDLRLQSLKDELRQAKTGKDEKEGEFRGQIESLSDANKSLSEEKEQLQEQISRMTAEKTRLGDNLKELDLRLRSLEDELRQAKSGKDEKEGEFRGQIESLSNANKSLSEEKEQLQAQISRMTTEKTHLEDNLKELDLPRQSLEDKLRQAKAEKDEKEGEFRGQIDRLNADITERNERLEELNKTLDSLKLKHESLKFKKDDQIDQMSKHLHQLHMEHVKLIAGAERARKLSEELGSRVKELEREVERKQEIILEGAEEKREAIRQLCFSLEHYRDGYHQLRQVIFGHKRLPVMAL, from the exons ATGAAGAGATTGGAATCAAAGAAGTCTCACTCTTGGTGGTGGGATAGCCACATTAGTCCTAAAAACTCCAAGTGGCTGCAAGACAATCTTGAAG AAATGGATGATCTTGTCAAACGAATGCTAAAACTCATCGAAGAGGATGCAGATTCATTTGCCAAAAAGGCTGAACTGTATTTTAAGAAGAGACCAGAATTGATCGGTCTGGTCGAGGAGTTTTATAGAATGTATCGATCATTGGCTGAGCGATATGATATTGTCTCTGGAGAACTACGAAAAACCATGCCCTCTGATCTTGTATCTCAAGGTTCCGGAATTTCTGATGTGGGTTCAGAACAAAGTATCCGTTCTCCTAATCGAAAGAAAAGTCATGGTAAGTCTGGTTCTCGTGCTGCGGGATTTGATGTTTTTCTTGGTGGCGGCGGCGGAAGTGGCTTGgaattaaataataaaggaGGTGATTCGTCTAGTTCTGAATCAGAAACCGATGATTCCTCCATCGATAATTACAATATCACACCGAGCAATGATGGTGAGACGCAAGAGTTCCGTCAGAAGAATATTGAGTTAGAGATCCAGCTTAGAGAGGTGAATGAGAAGCTGAAGATGCTCCAAGAAGAGATTACTGAAGTGCATAAGAAATCCCATGATGAAAGTGCTGAATTTTCCTCCAAGATAGCTTTTTATGAAGACGAACTGCGAGTTACTAAAGAAAAGATACAGCATTCTGAAGAAGAAGTTACTAACTTGACAATCGAGCTTCAAAAGTATCATCAGTCTTTGGAAGATTCAAATAATCCTGTTACTGATCCTAGAGTCTTGGATTCAAGTTCATTACAGGAGCTAAGTCCAGCCCAAGAGCTCGAGGAAAACATCAATGGTTCGCAGGCGGAGGATTCGGACTCTGTCTACAAAATTCAGACGCTAGAAAAAGAGCTGAGAACTGTGGAAGAGAAGCTACGTGATTCGGTAGAGGAAATCCAGAAATTGAGGCAGGAACTTATGAGCAAGGGCTCGTTCATTCAAAACTTGCAGAATCAGCTCGAATCAGCGGAAACAGAGGCATCAGACTCAAAAAAGGAACTCGAGAAAGAGAAAAGAGAGGTCTCAGAGCTGCAAGACGAAATAACCAGGTACAAAACGAGCCTTTCAGATAGCGACCAAGTAATCACGGGATTAAAAGAAACGTTATCTAATGCCAACAATAACTTATCTGAAGAAAACGACCAACTTCAAGCACATATATCAAGAATGACAACGGAAAAAACTCACTTGGAGGATAGCCTAAAAGAATTGGATTTACGTTGTCAATCCTTAGAAGACGAACTGAGACAAGCCAAGGCTGGAAAAGACGAGAAGGAAGATGAATTCCGAGGTCAAATAGAATCGTTATATAATGCCATTAAGGGCTTATCTGAAGAAAACGAGCAATTTCAGGCACATATATCAAGAATGACAACGGAAAAAACTCACTTGGAGGATAGCCTAAAAGAATTGGATTCACGTCGTCAATCCTTAGAAGACGAACTGAGACAAGCCAAGGCTGGAAAAGACGAGAAGGAAGGTGAATTCCGAGGTCAAATAGAATCGTTATCTAATGCCATTAAGAGCTTATCTGAAGAAAACGAGCAACTTCAAGCAAGAATGACAATGGAAAAAACTCACTTGCAGGATAGCCTAAAAGAATTGGATTTACGTCATCAATCCTTAGAAGACGAACTGAGACAAGCCAAGGCTGGAAAAGACGAAAAGGAAGGTGAATTCAGAGGTCAAATAGAATCGTTATCTAATGCCGTTAAGAGCTTATCTGAAGAAAACGAGCAACTTCAAGCACTAATATCAAGAATGACAACCGAAAAGACTCGCTTGGAGGATATCCTAAAAGAATTGGATTTACGTCTTCAATCCTTAAAAGACGAACTTAGACAGGCCAAGACTGGAAAAGACGAGAAGGAAGGCGAATTCCGAGGTCAAATAGAATCATTATCTGATGCCAATAAGAGCTTATCTGAAGAAAAGGAGCAACTTCAAGAACAGATATCAAGAATGACAGCAGAAAAGACTCGCTTGGGGGATAACCTAAAAGAATTAGATTTACGTCTTCGATCCTTAGAAGACGAACTTAGACAGGCCAAGAGTGGAAAAGACGAGAAGGAAGGTGAATTCCGAGGTCAAATAGAATCATTATCTAATGCCAATAAGAGCTTATCTGAAGAAAAGGAGCAACTTCAAGCACAGATATCAAGAATGACAACGGAAAAGACTCACTTGGAGGATAACCTAAAGGAATTGGATTTACCTCGTCAATCCTTAGAAGACAAACTGAGACAAGCCAAGGCTGAAAAAGACGAGAAGGAAGGTGAATTCCGAGGTCAAATAGATCGGTTAAATGCTGATATTACTGAGAGGAATGAGCGTTTGGAAGAACTAAACAAAACCCTCGATTCATTAAAGCTCAAACACGAAAGTCTAAAGTTCAAGAAAGATGATCAGATCGATCAAATGAGCAAACATCTGCACCAACTGCATATGGAGCACGTCAAACTGATTGCTGGAGCCGAGAGGGCACGTAAATTGTCAGAGGAGCTGGGTTCGAGGGTTAAAGAACTGGAAAGGGAAGTAGAGAGGAAACAAGAGATCATTCTAGAAGGAGCAGAAGAGAAACGAGAGGCGATCAGGCAGCTCTGCTTCTCACTCGAGCATTACCGCGATGGGTATCATCAGCTTCGCCAGGTCATTTTCGGCCACAAGCGATTGCCAGTAATGGCATTGTGA